The Sinomicrobium kalidii genome contains a region encoding:
- the rfbA gene encoding glucose-1-phosphate thymidylyltransferase RfbA yields MKGIVLAGGSGTRLYPVTKGVSKQLLAIYDKPMVYYPLSVLMLAGIREILLISTPDDLGNFRKLLGDGSELGIRLSYAEQPRPEGLAQSFTIGRDFIGDDDVCLVLGDNIFYGHGLTELLKKSVRHVEEEGKATVFGYYVQDPERYGVIEFDSAGNALSIEEKPAKPRSNYAVTGLYFYPNSVVDIAERIQPSARGELEITSVNQEYLHRGGLKVELMGRGYAWLDTGTHQSMMEASNFIQTIEKRQGLKVACLEEIAFDREYINREQLRALAEPLGKSEYGQYLLRKAEIKRKGDGEEVE; encoded by the coding sequence ATGAAGGGAATTGTCCTTGCAGGAGGCTCCGGCACCCGTCTATACCCGGTGACCAAGGGGGTTTCCAAACAATTACTTGCTATCTATGACAAGCCTATGGTCTATTATCCGCTGTCGGTATTGATGCTGGCGGGGATCAGGGAAATATTGCTCATCTCCACTCCGGATGACCTGGGAAATTTCAGGAAACTGCTCGGTGACGGCAGTGAACTGGGGATCAGGCTGAGCTATGCAGAACAACCCCGCCCGGAGGGCCTGGCCCAGTCTTTTACCATTGGCCGGGATTTTATCGGGGACGATGATGTTTGCCTGGTGCTGGGCGATAATATATTTTACGGTCACGGGCTTACGGAACTTTTAAAGAAGTCGGTTCGGCATGTGGAAGAAGAAGGAAAGGCTACGGTATTCGGTTATTATGTACAGGATCCGGAACGTTACGGGGTTATTGAATTTGACAGTGCCGGAAATGCGCTCAGTATCGAGGAAAAACCAGCAAAACCGAGGAGCAATTATGCCGTGACCGGGCTTTATTTTTATCCCAATTCCGTAGTGGATATCGCGGAACGTATACAACCCAGCGCCCGTGGCGAATTGGAAATAACGTCGGTAAACCAGGAGTACCTGCATCGGGGCGGGTTAAAAGTGGAGCTCATGGGCAGGGGATATGCCTGGCTCGATACGGGGACACACCAATCCATGATGGAAGCGTCCAATTTTATCCAGACCATAGAAAAGCGACAGGGACTAAAAGTGGCCTGTCTCGAAGAGATTGCTTTTGACCGCGAGTACATCAACAGGGAGCAATTACGTGCCCTCGCCGAACCCCTGGGCAAAAGCGAATACGGACAGTACCTGTTGCGCAAGGCGGAGATAAAAAGAAAAGGTGACGGGGAGGAAGTAGAATAA
- a CDS encoding DUF3472 domain-containing protein has translation MKYLAKYFCLLSAVLLLVSCVNGNVIPGDVEEDQEPEFSIRIPPGGNSWVVNDPEANEAVIFDSGIHNWTATDHVIRTWFKVTRAGELHVGLNAKAPTGVSVLKVTLGEETREITLENTDYEDVPVGIFEVETPGYYYVELAGKEKSSTYIADVNEVLLGGSATEDTVYYVKDDFYWGRRGPSVHLNYEMPASEDILWFYNEITVPEGEDILGSYFMANGFGQGYFGMQVNSETERRILFSVWSPYETDDPSSIPDDYKIILLDKGEDVYAGEFGNEGSGGQSYKKFMWKAGNTYRFLLKGEPSENNSTDFTAWFYAPETGKWQLMASFRRPYTSTYLSRLHSFLENFRTATGFKSRKGLYTNQWVRDTSGEWHELTRAKFTADATARKEARMDYSGGTERNGFFMKNCGFFSDNTPIDSYHTREAGGTPPAINWSELDGTD, from the coding sequence ATGAAATACTTAGCAAAATACTTTTGTTTATTGTCCGCAGTACTGTTGCTCGTTTCCTGTGTCAACGGAAATGTTATCCCGGGAGATGTGGAAGAAGATCAGGAACCGGAATTTTCCATCCGCATCCCCCCGGGAGGGAACAGTTGGGTGGTGAACGACCCGGAAGCAAACGAAGCTGTTATTTTCGATTCCGGCATACACAACTGGACCGCTACGGATCACGTGATCCGTACCTGGTTCAAGGTGACCAGGGCAGGAGAACTCCATGTAGGTTTAAACGCCAAGGCTCCGACCGGAGTATCGGTATTAAAAGTTACCCTGGGTGAGGAAACCAGGGAAATAACCTTAGAGAATACTGACTACGAAGATGTTCCCGTAGGGATCTTTGAAGTGGAAACACCGGGGTATTACTATGTGGAATTAGCGGGTAAGGAAAAATCCTCGACCTATATAGCCGATGTTAACGAAGTACTTCTCGGAGGGTCGGCAACCGAAGATACGGTCTACTATGTAAAAGACGATTTCTACTGGGGAAGGAGGGGCCCTTCGGTACACCTGAATTATGAAATGCCGGCTTCGGAAGATATACTTTGGTTCTACAACGAGATCACCGTACCCGAAGGCGAAGATATTTTGGGCTCCTATTTTATGGCCAACGGTTTCGGCCAGGGGTATTTCGGTATGCAGGTCAATTCGGAAACGGAACGAAGGATACTGTTTTCCGTATGGAGCCCTTACGAAACGGACGACCCGTCCAGCATTCCGGACGATTATAAGATCATCCTTCTGGACAAGGGAGAAGATGTGTATGCGGGAGAGTTCGGTAATGAAGGCTCCGGGGGACAGAGCTACAAAAAGTTTATGTGGAAAGCCGGGAATACCTACAGGTTTTTGCTGAAGGGTGAACCTTCCGAAAATAATTCCACCGATTTTACAGCCTGGTTTTATGCCCCTGAAACCGGAAAATGGCAGCTTATGGCCAGTTTCCGCAGACCCTATACCAGCACCTACCTGAGCAGGTTGCATTCCTTCCTGGAAAATTTCAGGACAGCGACCGGGTTTAAGAGCCGAAAAGGACTGTACACCAACCAGTGGGTCCGGGATACGTCCGGGGAATGGCACGAACTGACCAGGGCGAAATTTACTGCTGATGCCACGGCCAGGAAAGAGGCCCGTATGGATTATTCAGGGGGAACGGAAAGAAACGGGTTCTTTATGAAAAACTGCGGTTTTTTCAGTGACAATACCCCAATAGATAGCTATCACACCCGGGAAGCCGGGGGTACGCCTCCGGCCATAAACTGGTCTGAACTGGATGGAACAGACTGA
- the cysD gene encoding sulfate adenylyltransferase subunit CysD → MTKYYLNYLDELESEAIYVLREVWAQFQNPVILFSGGKDSIVVTHLARKAFYPAKIPFALMHVDTGHNFPETIAFRDKLIDELGVRLIVGSVQESIDKGRVAEEKGKNATRNSLQITTLLDAIEENKIDCAIGGGRRDEEKARAKERFFSHRDDFGQWDPKNQRPELWNLFNGKYFEGEHFRAFPISNWTEMDVWNYINRENIQIPSLYFAHEREVVWRNNSWIPNSEFLKLGEHEEVIVKKIRFRTLGDITITGGIESEADTVEKIAEEVSAMRQTERGNRSDDKRSETSMEDRKRQGYF, encoded by the coding sequence ATGACTAAGTATTATTTGAATTACCTGGATGAGCTCGAGTCGGAGGCCATATACGTGTTGCGGGAGGTATGGGCGCAGTTTCAGAATCCCGTTATCCTCTTTTCGGGAGGAAAGGACTCCATCGTAGTGACCCATCTGGCCCGTAAGGCCTTTTACCCCGCAAAAATACCGTTTGCACTGATGCATGTCGATACCGGCCATAATTTTCCGGAAACCATTGCATTCCGTGATAAACTGATTGATGAACTGGGAGTCCGGCTTATTGTTGGTTCGGTACAGGAATCCATTGACAAGGGACGTGTCGCCGAAGAAAAAGGAAAGAACGCCACGCGTAATTCCCTTCAGATCACTACTTTGCTGGATGCTATCGAAGAAAATAAAATAGATTGTGCCATAGGAGGAGGGCGCCGTGATGAAGAAAAGGCCAGGGCCAAGGAACGTTTTTTCTCCCACAGGGACGACTTCGGACAGTGGGACCCCAAAAACCAGCGTCCCGAGTTATGGAACCTCTTTAACGGCAAATACTTTGAAGGAGAGCACTTCAGGGCCTTTCCCATAAGCAACTGGACGGAAATGGATGTATGGAACTACATAAACCGGGAAAACATACAGATCCCTTCGCTTTACTTTGCACATGAAAGAGAGGTGGTTTGGCGCAATAATTCCTGGATACCCAATTCGGAATTCCTGAAACTCGGAGAACACGAAGAAGTTATAGTTAAAAAAATACGTTTCCGAACACTCGGGGACATTACCATTACCGGGGGAATCGAATCCGAAGCCGATACGGTCGAAAAAATCGCCGAGGAAGTATCCGCCATGCGACAGACCGAACGCGGAAACCGCTCGGACGACAAGCGCTCGGAAACTTCCATGGAAGACAGGAAGCGCCAGGGATATTTCTAA
- a CDS encoding LacI family DNA-binding transcriptional regulator, with product MLKKKYTIADIASMAGVSKGTVDRVIHKRGKVSKKAHEKITRILKEIDYQPNLVARNLKKNKTYRLLVLIPDPEKDSYWAPCVEGINTASREFQAFGVMIEVFFFDPSSTRSFTSRSKEVLRNKPDGVVFVPLFYQEALTFTEYCEKNNITLATFNSSVNSNSARSFIGQDLHKSGRVAGKLMHMLVPGKGHLAVVHMDEVYKNAIHMQEKEKGFRDYFDGADPGRTIVTHKIPEKNIRKIRKSVREFLELHPEVSGIFVTTSKAYLLAETFPKGKTGIRVVGYDLIEKNLECLDAGSVDFLIHQNPRQQAYLGVSYLSEYFAFDKKIPDNKLLPIDIITSENYMHYLE from the coding sequence ATGCTCAAGAAAAAGTACACCATCGCGGATATAGCCTCTATGGCGGGTGTCTCCAAAGGCACGGTGGACAGGGTTATCCACAAAAGGGGTAAGGTGTCCAAAAAGGCGCATGAAAAGATCACCAGGATACTGAAAGAGATCGATTATCAGCCCAACCTCGTAGCCAGGAACCTGAAAAAGAACAAGACCTACAGGTTACTTGTGCTTATCCCCGATCCGGAAAAGGATTCCTACTGGGCGCCCTGTGTAGAAGGAATAAATACGGCTTCCAGGGAGTTTCAGGCCTTCGGGGTAATGATAGAAGTGTTTTTCTTCGATCCTTCCAGTACCAGGAGTTTTACCTCCAGGAGCAAGGAAGTGCTCAGGAACAAGCCCGACGGTGTGGTGTTCGTGCCTTTATTCTACCAGGAGGCACTTACTTTTACGGAGTATTGCGAAAAGAACAATATTACCCTGGCTACCTTCAATAGCTCCGTTAATTCCAATAGTGCCAGGAGTTTTATAGGCCAGGACCTCCATAAAAGCGGTAGGGTGGCCGGCAAATTAATGCATATGCTGGTGCCCGGTAAAGGGCATCTGGCCGTGGTGCATATGGATGAAGTCTATAAAAATGCCATCCACATGCAGGAAAAGGAAAAAGGGTTCAGGGATTATTTTGACGGGGCAGACCCGGGACGTACCATAGTTACACATAAAATTCCCGAAAAAAATATCCGTAAAATCCGCAAATCCGTTCGCGAATTTCTGGAGTTACATCCTGAAGTATCCGGGATATTCGTCACTACTTCCAAGGCCTACCTGCTGGCGGAAACTTTTCCGAAGGGAAAAACCGGGATACGTGTGGTGGGCTACGACCTTATCGAAAAAAACCTCGAATGCCTGGATGCGGGAAGTGTAGACTTTCTGATCCACCAGAACCCGAGGCAGCAGGCTTACCTGGGCGTAAGCTATCTTTCCGAATATTTTGCCTTTGATAAAAAGATACCGGACAACAAATTATTGCCCATAGATATTATTACTTCCGAGAATTATATGCATTACCTGGAATAA
- a CDS encoding sugar phosphate nucleotidyltransferase encodes MHDNLIILAGGASSRMKKPTAFTGLTAEEINQANERSKGLIGVGPNGRPLVDYVLYNAREAGYKNIYIVISEKGALFREFYGSASRDNDFYGLNISFAVQYIPEGREKPLGTADALFQAVEQYPELNEQAYSVCNSDNLYSTEALRALRKAETPHAFIAYDRDALDFPHERVSRFAVAHTDKDNLLLDIVEKPAVEDIPKYKDDNGKIRVSMNAFKFDGKMFYPYLKDCPVHPERNEKELPTALLNMIRDFPGSAAGIPFSEHVPDLTAKDDIAAVKKYLEKHFPELRWE; translated from the coding sequence ATGCACGACAATCTGATTATCTTAGCAGGAGGTGCTTCCTCCAGAATGAAAAAGCCCACCGCCTTTACCGGACTAACCGCGGAGGAGATCAACCAGGCCAATGAACGCAGCAAGGGACTGATAGGTGTAGGCCCCAACGGGAGACCCCTTGTGGACTACGTACTCTACAATGCCAGGGAGGCCGGGTACAAAAACATCTACATTGTGATCAGTGAAAAAGGGGCACTCTTCAGGGAATTTTACGGCAGCGCCTCAAGAGATAATGACTTTTACGGCCTGAACATCTCCTTTGCCGTACAATATATCCCCGAAGGCCGGGAAAAGCCCCTGGGAACGGCAGACGCCCTTTTCCAGGCGGTGGAACAGTACCCGGAACTCAACGAACAGGCCTATTCGGTTTGTAACAGTGACAACCTGTATTCTACAGAAGCGCTACGGGCATTGCGAAAAGCCGAAACGCCCCATGCATTTATCGCCTATGACCGCGACGCACTGGATTTTCCCCATGAAAGGGTGTCCCGTTTTGCCGTTGCACATACGGACAAGGATAACCTGCTGCTCGATATCGTCGAAAAACCGGCAGTGGAGGACATTCCGAAATACAAAGACGACAACGGTAAGATAAGGGTGAGCATGAATGCTTTTAAATTTGACGGCAAAATGTTTTACCCCTACCTGAAAGACTGTCCCGTTCACCCGGAAAGAAACGAAAAGGAACTTCCTACGGCCTTATTGAACATGATACGGGACTTCCCGGGTTCTGCGGCGGGCATCCCTTTTTCGGAACACGTACCGGACCTCACGGCCAAAGATGATATTGCAGCCGTAAAGAAATACCTCGAAAAACACTTCCCGGAACTGCGCTGGGAATAA
- the cysC gene encoding adenylyl-sulfate kinase: MEKNVVKQYYKVSKRERNLSNGHNSFLLWFTGLSGSGKSTIANAVEQRLHDEGVKTYVLDGDNIRRGINSDLSFSPEDRSENIRRIAEIANLMVDAGLVVLAAFVSPYKKDREFIANTVKPSNFVEIYVSTSLEECERRDVKGLYKKAREGKIDNMTGVSAPYEAPENPDIEIHTEKESVPEAVEKVMNAIKTKLES, from the coding sequence ATGGAAAAAAATGTCGTAAAACAATACTACAAAGTCTCCAAGAGGGAGCGAAACCTCAGCAACGGGCACAATTCTTTCCTGTTGTGGTTTACCGGGCTGTCCGGTTCCGGGAAGTCTACGATAGCAAATGCCGTGGAGCAGCGGCTGCACGATGAAGGGGTAAAAACCTACGTACTCGATGGTGATAATATACGGCGGGGGATCAACAGCGACCTGTCCTTTAGTCCGGAAGACCGGTCGGAGAACATCCGGCGGATCGCCGAGATCGCCAATTTAATGGTGGACGCCGGGCTCGTGGTACTGGCTGCTTTCGTATCGCCCTATAAAAAAGACAGGGAATTTATTGCAAACACCGTAAAACCCAGTAATTTTGTAGAGATTTATGTGAGTACCAGCCTGGAGGAGTGTGAACGCCGGGATGTGAAGGGGTTGTACAAAAAGGCCCGGGAAGGTAAAATAGATAACATGACCGGTGTTTCCGCCCCTTACGAGGCGCCGGAAAATCCCGATATAGAAATCCATACCGAAAAGGAATCGGTGCCGGAAGCCGTGGAAAAAGTAATGAATGCAATTAAAACCAAATTAGAAAGCTAA
- the cysN gene encoding sulfate adenylyltransferase subunit CysN, protein MQLDKSQLLRFTTAGSVDDGKSTLIGRLLFDSKSIFEDQLEAVESTSKRKGHDGVDLALFTDGLKDEREQGITIDVAYRYFTTPKRKFIIADTPGHVQYTRNMVTGASTANAAIILVDARHGVIEQTRRHAFIASLLQIPHIIVCVNKMDLVDFSEEVFNNIVSQFEEFSSKLLVKDIRFRPISALLGDNVVNRSENMPWYEGSTLLHTLETMHISSDINKVDARLPVQTVLRPQSEAYRDYRGYAGRMASGVFRPGDEITVLPSGFTSKIKTIDTYDGAVEEAYAPMSVSVTLEDDIDISRGDMIVRSNNKPESSQDVEVMLCWLNNSPAKPRAKYTVRHTSNEQKAMIKEIVYKIDISTLDRSPDGEGLEMNDICKVKLRTTKPLLFDSYRESRATGSLILIDEDTNETVAAGMIV, encoded by the coding sequence ATGCAACTCGATAAAAGCCAATTATTGCGATTCACCACCGCAGGTAGTGTAGATGACGGAAAAAGTACTTTGATAGGACGCTTGCTGTTCGATTCCAAGTCCATTTTCGAAGACCAGCTGGAGGCCGTGGAAAGCACCAGTAAGAGAAAAGGGCACGACGGGGTGGATCTCGCCCTGTTTACCGATGGCCTGAAAGATGAAAGGGAGCAGGGGATCACCATAGATGTGGCCTACCGCTATTTTACCACCCCTAAACGGAAATTCATCATTGCCGATACGCCCGGCCATGTTCAGTATACGCGAAATATGGTGACCGGGGCATCTACGGCCAATGCGGCCATTATTCTTGTAGACGCCCGTCACGGAGTGATCGAGCAGACCAGGAGGCACGCCTTTATTGCCTCTCTTTTGCAGATACCGCATATTATTGTATGTGTGAATAAAATGGACCTCGTGGATTTTTCCGAGGAAGTATTTAACAACATCGTGAGCCAGTTTGAGGAGTTTTCCTCAAAACTGCTGGTAAAGGACATTCGTTTCCGGCCTATCAGCGCCCTGCTGGGCGATAATGTTGTGAACCGTTCGGAAAACATGCCCTGGTATGAAGGGTCTACATTACTGCATACCCTGGAAACCATGCACATCAGCAGTGACATCAACAAGGTGGATGCCCGTTTACCCGTACAGACCGTACTGCGGCCGCAAAGTGAAGCGTACAGGGACTATCGCGGTTACGCCGGAAGAATGGCCAGCGGAGTATTTCGTCCCGGCGATGAGATCACTGTACTGCCCTCCGGTTTTACCTCGAAAATAAAAACCATAGATACATATGATGGTGCTGTTGAAGAGGCCTATGCGCCCATGTCCGTTTCGGTGACACTGGAAGATGATATAGATATCAGCCGGGGCGATATGATCGTGCGTTCCAACAATAAGCCCGAATCTTCACAGGATGTGGAGGTGATGCTTTGCTGGCTGAACAACAGCCCGGCCAAACCGCGTGCAAAATATACCGTAAGGCATACGTCCAACGAACAAAAGGCCATGATCAAGGAAATCGTGTACAAGATTGATATCAGTACTCTGGACCGGAGCCCGGATGGGGAAGGGTTGGAGATGAATGACATATGCAAGGTGAAACTCCGTACAACCAAACCGCTGCTGTTCGATTCTTACAGGGAAAGCCGTGCTACGGGAAGTCTTATCCTTATCGATGAAGATACCAATGAGACCGTAGCTGCGGGGATGATCGTGTAA
- a CDS encoding mevalonate kinase family protein, producing MTILKKKTEKILSIAPGRVCLFGDHQDYLGLPVIACAINRFVTLKAVPNGKNTFNLMLPDLNDKRSIPLDVSAHELAYRDYLVSSLKVLHRHGCKPDQGYDIEIRGDVPMNAGISSSTAVVVAWVNFLATAFGTKAEVTPSALSQIAYEAEVLEHGEPGGKMDQYSIGVGNIVHIETGHDFSCNVIGSSLKGLIVAESGIPKETIGTLSRLKNNALEAVASIKKKRPDFVLEHTTHEDLPQYLDLLPEQLHPFFEAAVRNHACTKQALELLQHKEPDMLHLGALMNEHHNILRDLLHITVPRIDDMVNAALKAGAFGAKIVGSGGGGCIVVIAPGREKEVISALKTAGAKDAYEVSVDRGARIINTVFKTNNKP from the coding sequence ATGACCATTTTAAAAAAGAAAACAGAAAAAATACTTTCTATCGCCCCGGGCCGGGTATGCCTCTTCGGGGATCACCAGGACTACCTGGGGCTCCCGGTAATTGCCTGTGCCATTAACCGCTTTGTGACCCTGAAGGCCGTACCCAACGGTAAGAACACATTTAACCTCATGCTGCCGGACCTCAACGACAAAAGGAGTATCCCCCTCGATGTATCTGCTCACGAACTCGCCTACAGGGATTACCTTGTTTCTTCCCTCAAGGTGTTACACCGCCACGGGTGCAAACCGGACCAGGGATATGACATAGAGATCAGAGGCGACGTTCCTATGAATGCCGGAATATCCAGTTCCACGGCCGTAGTAGTCGCCTGGGTTAATTTCCTGGCCACGGCCTTCGGCACGAAAGCGGAAGTCACCCCTTCCGCCCTGTCCCAGATCGCTTATGAAGCAGAGGTCCTGGAACACGGGGAACCCGGGGGGAAAATGGACCAGTACAGCATCGGGGTGGGAAACATCGTGCACATCGAAACCGGCCACGACTTTTCCTGCAATGTCATAGGCAGTTCCTTAAAAGGCCTTATCGTTGCCGAATCGGGTATCCCCAAGGAAACCATAGGTACGCTGAGCCGCTTGAAAAACAATGCCCTGGAAGCCGTAGCCTCTATAAAAAAGAAACGTCCGGACTTTGTTCTGGAACATACCACCCATGAGGATCTCCCGCAGTACCTCGACCTTCTGCCGGAACAACTGCACCCTTTCTTTGAAGCAGCCGTGCGCAACCACGCCTGTACCAAACAGGCACTGGAACTGTTGCAACACAAAGAACCGGATATGCTGCACCTCGGGGCACTGATGAACGAACACCACAATATTCTGCGCGACCTGCTCCACATTACCGTACCGCGTATAGACGATATGGTCAACGCCGCTCTGAAGGCCGGCGCTTTCGGGGCCAAGATCGTAGGATCGGGGGGCGGAGGCTGTATTGTGGTCATAGCCCCCGGAAGGGAAAAAGAAGTAATAAGTGCCCTTAAAACAGCCGGTGCAAAGGATGCCTACGAGGTGTCTGTTGACCGCGGCGCAAGAATAATAAACACTGTTTTTAAAACAAATAACAAACCATAA
- the cysQ gene encoding 3'(2'),5'-bisphosphate nucleotidase CysQ, translating to MELNQLLEVAIKASLSAGDKIMHIYDNEDFEVDFKSDDSPLTKADIASHNEIMSFLKETDIPVLSEEGKELAYEERKNWDTLWIVDPIDGTKEFIKKNGEFTVNIALVKDQSPVLGVIYVPALRELYFSTAETGAYKCTDISGYDTVEEWKSASAKLPRKKNGEAYTVVASRSHLSPETKDFIDALKEKHGRVETISKGSSLKLCMVAEGEADCYPRFAPTMEWDTAAGQAICEHAGFTVIDYTTKEKMKYNRENLLNNWFLVN from the coding sequence ATGGAATTGAATCAATTACTGGAAGTGGCCATAAAGGCCAGCCTCAGTGCGGGCGATAAAATAATGCACATCTATGACAACGAGGATTTTGAAGTGGATTTTAAATCGGATGACTCGCCGCTGACCAAAGCGGACATCGCGTCTCATAACGAGATCATGAGCTTTCTGAAAGAAACCGATATCCCCGTATTGTCTGAAGAAGGAAAAGAACTCGCCTACGAGGAGCGAAAAAACTGGGATACCCTGTGGATCGTAGACCCGATAGACGGGACCAAGGAATTCATCAAAAAGAACGGGGAATTTACCGTAAACATTGCACTGGTAAAAGACCAGTCGCCTGTACTCGGGGTGATCTACGTACCCGCTTTAAGGGAACTCTATTTTTCTACGGCAGAAACGGGAGCGTATAAGTGTACGGATATATCCGGTTATGATACGGTGGAAGAATGGAAATCCGCTTCGGCAAAACTTCCCCGTAAAAAGAACGGGGAGGCATACACCGTGGTGGCCAGCAGGTCGCATTTGTCGCCCGAAACCAAAGATTTTATCGATGCGTTGAAAGAAAAACACGGTCGTGTGGAAACCATCTCCAAGGGGAGTTCCCTCAAGCTGTGTATGGTGGCGGAAGGTGAGGCCGATTGTTATCCGCGCTTTGCCCCTACAATGGAATGGGATACTGCCGCTGGACAGGCCATTTGTGAGCATGCCGGGTTTACGGTTATCGATTATACCACTAAGGAAAAAATGAAATACAACAGGGAGAACCTGTTGAATAACTGGTTTTTGGTGAATTGA
- a CDS encoding DUF2061 domain-containing protein, whose product MGNNSQKRHIVKAVTWRIVGTIDTMLLSWVISGNPMSGLKIGLTEVVTKMVLYYFHERAWFKADMPDSRKRHLLKTVSWRVVGTIDTMILAWIITGNPMTGMKIGLAEVMTKMILYYLHERVWYKIDYGLNKRKRGKRWKKMS is encoded by the coding sequence ATGGGGAATAATTCACAAAAGAGGCACATAGTCAAAGCAGTTACCTGGCGCATTGTGGGCACGATAGATACTATGTTACTTTCATGGGTTATTTCCGGTAATCCCATGTCCGGACTTAAGATCGGACTTACGGAAGTCGTGACCAAGATGGTACTTTACTATTTTCACGAAAGGGCCTGGTTCAAGGCGGATATGCCGGACAGTAGAAAACGACACCTGTTGAAAACAGTGAGTTGGCGCGTGGTCGGTACCATAGACACCATGATACTGGCATGGATCATTACGGGCAATCCGATGACGGGAATGAAGATCGGCCTTGCGGAAGTCATGACCAAAATGATATTGTACTATCTTCACGAGCGGGTCTGGTATAAAATTGATTATGGTTTAAATAAAAGGAAACGGGGAAAACGATGGAAAAAAATGTCGTAA